In Salvelinus fontinalis isolate EN_2023a chromosome 25, ASM2944872v1, whole genome shotgun sequence, one genomic interval encodes:
- the galnt11 gene encoding polypeptide N-acetylgalactosaminyltransferase 11, whose protein sequence is MGSVTLRYFCYGCLFTSVTWSVLLFLYFSLGQDGGRSTFRYVPIQGPQAHRFQPRFSKGPGGGPEHGITAVPAAGAGGNKQADLSPEMGMIFNEQDQEVRDMGYHKHAFNVLISNRLGYHRDLPDTRDEKCRDMIYPLSLPVASVVICFFNEAFSALLRTVHSVLDRTPAYLLHEIILVDDSSELADLKEDLDSYVQQHKLQVKVKVVRNEKREGLIRGRMIGASHATGEVLVFLDSHCEVNEAWLQPLLAPIQRDRKTVVCPVIDIISADTLAYSPSPIVRGGFNWGLHFKWDTVPASELNSPDGAVGSIRSPTMAGGLFAMDRKYFNELGQYDRGMDIWGGENLEISFRIWMCGGQLLIIPCARVGHIFRKRRPYGSPGGQDTMAHNSLRLAHVWMDEYKEQYLNLRPELRERAYGDISERQAVRQRLQCRSFKWYLDTIYPEMQVASPHNKPQQPVFVNKGLRRPKVLQRGRLRNLQADKCLVAQGRSTQKGGAVVLRSCDTHNPEQEWAYDEEHELILAGLLCLDMSEIRSSDPPRLMKCHGSGGSQQWTLGKSNRLYQVSVGQCLAVVDPISPKGYVATAICNGSQSQQWQLEG, encoded by the exons ATGGGTAGCGTCACACTGCGCTATTTCTGCTATGGCTGCCTCTTCACCTCCGTGACCTGGTCCGTCCTACTCTTCCTCTACTTCAGCCTGGGCCAAGACGGCGGCCGGTCCACCTTCAGGTATGTGCCCATCCAGGGGCCCCAGGCCCACCGCTTCCAACCCCGCTTCTCCAAGGGCCCTGGAGGAGGGCCAGAACATGGCATTACGGCAGTCCCTGCAGCAGGAGCAGGAGGCAACAAGCAGGCCGATCTCTCTCCTGAGATGG GTATGATTTTTAATGAGCAAGACCAGGAGGTGCGCGACATGGGCTATCACAAGCATGCTTTCAACGTACTGATCAGCAATCGACTAGGCTACCACAGAGACCTCCCGGACACTAGGGACGAGAA gTGCCGAGACATGATCTATCCTCTGTCCCTCCCCGTGGCCAGCGTAGTGATCTGCTTCTTCAACGAGGCGTTCTCCGCCCTCCTGCGCACCGTGCACAGCGTCCTGGATCGCACGCCGGCCTACTTGCTGCATGAGATTATACTGGTGGATGACAGCAGTGAACTAG CTGATCTGAAGGAAGATCTTGACAGCTATGTCCAGCAACACAAACTCCAGGTCAAGGTCAAGGTGGTCCGCaacgagaagagagagggattgatCAGAGGGAGGATGATAGGTGCTTCTCATGCCACCG GGGAGGTGCTTGTGTTCCTGGACAGCCACTGTGAGGTGAATGAGGCGTGGCTGCAGCCTCTGCTGGCTCCCATCCAGCGGGACCGCAAAACAGTGGTGTGTCCCGTCATCGACATTATTAGCGCTGACACCCTGGCCTATAGCCCCTCCCCCATTGTCCGGGGGGGCTTCAACTGGGGGCTGCACTTCAAGTGGGACACTGTGCCCGCCTCAGAGCTCAACAGTCCCGACGGAGCAGTGGGCAGCATCAG GTCTCCCACCATGGCAGGTGGTCTGTTTGCCATGGACAGGAAGTACTTTAACGAGCTGGGCCAATACGACAGGGGAATGGACATCTGGGGTGGTGAGAACCTTGAGATCTCCTTCCGG ATCTGGATGTGTGGTGGCCAGCTCCTGATCATCCCCTGTGCGCGGGTGGGTCATATATTCCGTAAACGCCGGCCTTATGGGTCACCCGGAGGTCAGGACACCATGGCCCACAACTCACTGCGATTGGCCCACGTATGGATGGATGAATACAAG GAGCAGTACTTAAACCTACGGCCGGAACTCCGGGAACGTGCCTACGGCGACATCAGCGAGCGGCAGGCGGTGCGCCAACGGCTGCAGTGTCGCTCTTTCAAGTGGTACCTGGACACCATCTACCCCGAGATGCAGGTTGCCTCGCCCCACAACAAGCCCCAGCAGCCTGTGTTCGTCAACAAGGGCCTCCGCCGGCCAAAAGTGTTGCAGAGAGGCCGG ctGCGGAACCTGCAGGCTGACAAGTGTCTGGTGGCCCAGGGGAGGTCCACCCAGAAAGGGGGTGCCGTGGTGCTGAGGTCCTGTGACACTCACAACCCAGAACAG gaGTGGGCCTATGATGAGGAGCACGAGTTGATCCTAGCCGGCCTGCTGTGTCTGGACATGTCGGAGATCCGCTCGTCTGACCCACCCCGCCTCATGAAGTGTCACGGCTCAGGGGGCTCCCAGCAGTGGACCCTGGGG